One Pseudomonadota bacterium DNA window includes the following coding sequences:
- the csm3 gene encoding type III-A CRISPR-associated RAMP protein Csm3, which yields MKVKKPEFDFIGKYIITADIMLKTGLHIGGTEEGFDIGGIDNPVIKDKVTGVPYIPGSSLKGKMRSLIEWAYNKVQIDPVKEKDESGKEKIISWTGKLCSDPNEPIGVVFGVPAENHRDDLPGPTRLAVRDAYPDENQIKKWQDAMGEKIYTEAKTENAIDRLTSAANPRSMERVPGDSIFKAEFVYDVYNLKKDVTNLKLLFEGMMLLEDSYLGGGGTRGSGKVEFGNIQITARDKNYYLGIKDKDTLLVKQNGHKKPKDISDKFNTIFPVTEG from the coding sequence TTGAAAGTTAAAAAACCGGAATTCGATTTTATCGGCAAATATATTATTACGGCAGACATAATGTTAAAAACCGGCCTTCACATCGGTGGCACTGAAGAAGGTTTTGATATTGGCGGGATTGATAATCCGGTTATTAAAGATAAGGTTACTGGTGTGCCTTATATTCCCGGGTCGTCCTTGAAAGGTAAAATGCGAAGTTTAATAGAATGGGCGTACAACAAAGTTCAAATTGATCCTGTTAAGGAAAAAGATGAAAGCGGGAAGGAAAAGATAATAAGTTGGACAGGCAAGCTTTGTAGTGACCCTAACGAACCTATTGGCGTTGTTTTTGGCGTTCCGGCAGAAAACCATAGAGATGACCTTCCCGGCCCAACACGACTTGCCGTGAGAGATGCATATCCTGACGAGAATCAAATTAAAAAATGGCAAGACGCCATGGGAGAAAAAATTTACACCGAGGCGAAGACCGAAAACGCAATTGACAGGCTGACATCTGCTGCTAATCCAAGAAGCATGGAGCGTGTTCCGGGAGATTCAATTTTTAAGGCTGAGTTTGTCTATGATGTATATAATTTAAAGAAAGATGTAACAAACCTGAAACTTCTTTTTGAAGGCATGATGCTCCTTGAGGATTCCTACCTCGGAGGAGGTGGTACACGAGGTTCAGGAAAAGTAGAATTTGGAAATATCCAGATAACGGCCAGAGATAAAAATTACTATCTTGGCATAAAAGACAAGGATACGTTGTTAGTCAAGCAGAACGGGCATAAGAAACCCAAGGATATTTCAGATAAATTTAATACAATTTTTCCCGTAACTGAGGGGTGA
- a CDS encoding ATP-binding protein, which yields MEKEKLKELIIEHKERFLAGKDLIRRELQDDIGSYLSQREIIVFTGVRRCGKSSLMRLICTDLLKSDDVSEKNVFYMNFEDERLVSFTVRDFESLYETFIEIENPEGRKYLFLDEIQNVPGWEKWLNRLYEFEDVKIFVTGSNASLLSSETATALTGRNRQIVVWPFSFREFLRMRGCSYDSKSAYKREKRAKIKKFLREYMKLGGFPEVLKTNDVTLLEQYYRDIIYRDVISRYTIKNIREIKELALYLAANPATIQSYRNLVDIIGGRSINTVKNYISALNDVYLFFFSDVFDYSVKRQIYNPSKTYIVDTAMADAVSFKFSKNTGHWYENLVFLELKRQNKEIYYGRSCKGKEVDFIIKEGLRVTEAIQVCASLSDEKTLQRETQAMMEVCKELEKGRNVDNVQPLQMTIISEDDERIIETERGQVRIIPLWKWLTSEKE from the coding sequence TTGGAAAAGGAAAAACTAAAAGAACTGATCATAGAGCACAAGGAGCGGTTTCTTGCCGGAAAGGATCTTATACGCCGGGAATTGCAGGATGACATTGGCTCTTATCTTTCTCAGCGTGAAATAATTGTTTTTACCGGCGTCCGGCGGTGTGGCAAATCATCCCTTATGCGACTGATATGCACTGATCTTTTAAAATCAGACGATGTTTCTGAAAAAAATGTTTTTTATATGAATTTTGAGGATGAGCGTCTGGTCTCCTTCACTGTACGGGACTTTGAATCTCTGTATGAAACATTTATTGAAATAGAAAATCCGGAGGGTCGCAAATACCTCTTTCTTGACGAAATACAGAATGTTCCTGGATGGGAAAAATGGCTGAACCGGCTTTATGAATTTGAAGATGTAAAGATATTTGTTACAGGGTCAAATGCCTCTCTGCTTAGCTCGGAAACTGCTACAGCCCTTACCGGCAGAAACAGGCAGATTGTTGTATGGCCATTTTCATTTCGCGAATTTTTGAGGATGAGAGGATGTTCATATGATTCAAAAAGCGCATATAAAAGGGAAAAAAGAGCAAAGATCAAAAAGTTTTTGCGGGAATATATGAAACTGGGCGGGTTTCCTGAAGTCCTAAAAACAAACGATGTGACACTTCTTGAACAATATTACAGAGATATTATTTATAGGGACGTCATTTCCCGCTATACCATTAAAAACATCAGGGAGATTAAGGAGTTGGCCTTATATCTGGCGGCGAATCCGGCAACTATTCAGAGCTACAGGAATCTTGTGGATATTATCGGGGGGCGTAGCATTAATACGGTCAAAAATTATATTTCGGCTTTAAATGACGTTTATTTGTTCTTTTTTTCGGATGTTTTCGATTATTCGGTGAAGCGGCAGATATATAATCCTTCAAAAACTTATATTGTGGATACTGCTATGGCCGATGCTGTTAGTTTCAAGTTTTCAAAAAATACCGGGCACTGGTATGAAAACCTGGTTTTCCTTGAATTGAAGCGGCAAAATAAAGAGATATATTACGGCAGGTCCTGCAAAGGTAAAGAAGTTGACTTTATTATAAAGGAAGGCTTACGGGTCACGGAAGCAATTCAGGTCTGCGCATCGCTTTCGGATGAAAAAACATTACAGCGGGAAACTCAGGCAATGATGGAAGTCTGCAAAGAACTCGAGAAAGGTCGCAACGTGGATAATGTGCAGCCTTTGCAGATGACAATCATCTCCGAAGATGATGAACGCATTATTGAAACAGAGCGTGGTCAAGTCAGAATTATTCCGTTGTGGAAATGGCTGACCAGCGAAAAAGAATAA
- the cas10 gene encoding type III-A CRISPR-associated protein Cas10/Csm1, with protein MDETVLKIAMGGLLHDIGKFMQRAELEKDFVEIKNNYDGFCPILDGGRHGYLHAAHAAYFIEELIPENIIDKTDKAELYNAARHHKNPSGDIYREADHLSAGMERYEDEKDSDNYKKVRLHSIFDAVELQYAIHDKENRLNSRWRYSLTELSSNKTEELYPVMIDDKGKVVDDGFSYKNQWSNFSKDLSIINRHVDKTSYFNDLYWLLEKYTWCIPSATNAFPDIPLFDHLKTTAAIASCFYFTNQENIKKKPHFILYGGDLSGIQDYIFRISSSQGIGGISKRLRGRSFYIAMLTEIFSRYAINTLNLTVANVNFCGGGNFEILLPNTQAVVDFLYQLTIEINEWLVKEFHGSLGYVDASVEMTREDLRDNYGEKKDALSDKLQGAKLKKSYTHLDEGSFWVDRMELAGKISVCPSCNLKLIRDNEKICELCQQDKDIGSFLPKTEYLAFSQSEIRKQESCKTINFGKFGTVILLGENSDPLALSENSQTMYALSEHETGVIGRYFIAQTLPTAKDQIGPLETEKDDSNEGIVYPGQTLSFSTLADMAEGDKRIGILKMDVDNLGLIFSLGLDTPPTEKEKGKNLRSISRLSTLSRQMSFFFTAHIDELCRQVFGKWQNDKNNKWPYKKDVSSIFYLIFAGGDDLVIVGPWDRIIELARKVRKAFKDFTCHNPNISLSAGIYICKPKFPISIAAGKAEEALKQSKVKGRNRITIMEETFVWDKEDERSRVYQKELRSRYPGALFDEAELHSENIYLTGKSKKLNIKTLTFEELSKFAEQLQAYYEGKSISRHFIFRLLKAREEFFTMEYNSVKHDLVEDHNYMFLPHLLHNIERNTSGDAKRELKGSLVTTAEAQTYIRQAYYPCKSVLMKTKK; from the coding sequence CGCTCATGCCGCTTATTTTATTGAAGAATTGATACCCGAAAACATCATTGATAAAACCGATAAGGCAGAACTATATAACGCTGCCCGCCATCATAAAAACCCTTCCGGTGATATTTATCGCGAGGCAGACCATCTTTCAGCAGGTATGGAGAGATATGAAGACGAAAAGGACTCAGATAACTACAAGAAGGTTCGTCTCCATTCAATTTTCGATGCGGTTGAACTCCAATATGCTATCCATGACAAAGAGAACCGATTAAACAGCAGATGGCGATATAGTCTGACAGAACTTTCATCAAATAAGACTGAAGAGTTGTACCCCGTCATGATTGACGATAAAGGCAAAGTGGTTGACGACGGTTTTTCATATAAAAATCAATGGAGCAATTTTAGTAAAGACCTATCAATAATAAATCGTCATGTCGATAAGACATCTTATTTTAATGATCTTTACTGGCTTCTTGAAAAATATACATGGTGCATTCCAAGCGCTACCAACGCGTTCCCTGATATTCCGCTTTTTGATCACCTCAAAACAACTGCTGCCATAGCTTCATGCTTTTATTTTACAAACCAGGAAAACATCAAAAAAAAGCCACATTTTATTCTTTATGGAGGCGATCTTTCAGGCATCCAGGACTATATTTTCAGAATCAGTAGTTCCCAGGGAATAGGCGGCATTTCAAAACGATTAAGAGGCAGGTCATTTTATATTGCCATGCTGACTGAGATATTTTCACGTTATGCCATTAATACCCTAAATTTGACGGTAGCAAATGTCAACTTTTGCGGCGGCGGCAATTTTGAGATTCTTTTGCCGAACACCCAGGCTGTGGTCGACTTTCTCTACCAATTGACAATAGAAATAAATGAATGGCTTGTTAAAGAATTTCATGGCTCGCTTGGGTATGTGGATGCAAGCGTGGAAATGACCAGGGAAGACTTGAGGGACAACTATGGTGAAAAAAAAGATGCCCTTTCAGATAAATTACAAGGGGCCAAACTGAAAAAAAGCTATACGCACCTTGATGAGGGTTCATTTTGGGTTGATAGAATGGAGCTTGCGGGAAAAATATCTGTATGCCCATCCTGTAATCTTAAATTAATTCGGGACAATGAAAAAATTTGTGAACTATGCCAGCAGGACAAGGATATTGGGTCGTTTTTACCAAAAACTGAATATCTTGCGTTTTCGCAATCAGAAATACGCAAACAAGAGAGTTGCAAAACCATAAACTTCGGCAAATTCGGTACTGTGATTTTGTTGGGCGAAAATTCAGATCCATTGGCGTTATCTGAAAACTCGCAGACCATGTATGCGCTTTCAGAACATGAAACCGGGGTTATTGGCCGTTATTTTATTGCTCAAACACTCCCTACGGCAAAAGATCAGATCGGGCCGCTTGAAACAGAGAAAGACGATAGTAACGAAGGAATAGTTTATCCCGGCCAGACTCTTTCGTTTTCAACACTTGCGGATATGGCGGAAGGTGACAAACGCATTGGGATACTCAAAATGGACGTGGACAATCTCGGACTGATCTTCTCCCTGGGTCTGGATACGCCGCCAACAGAAAAAGAAAAGGGCAAAAACCTTCGATCCATTTCCCGCTTGTCAACCCTTAGCCGCCAAATGTCATTTTTCTTCACTGCACATATTGATGAGCTTTGTCGCCAGGTTTTTGGAAAATGGCAGAATGACAAAAATAACAAATGGCCGTATAAAAAAGATGTTTCAAGCATTTTTTATCTGATTTTTGCTGGTGGTGATGACCTTGTTATTGTAGGTCCCTGGGACAGGATTATTGAACTTGCCCGAAAAGTACGAAAAGCGTTTAAAGATTTTACCTGTCATAATCCGAACATATCACTATCAGCAGGGATTTATATCTGTAAACCCAAATTCCCCATCAGTATTGCAGCGGGTAAGGCGGAAGAAGCCTTGAAACAATCAAAAGTTAAGGGAAGAAATCGGATAACGATTATGGAGGAAACCTTTGTCTGGGACAAAGAAGACGAAAGAAGTAGAGTATATCAGAAAGAACTGAGAAGCAGATATCCGGGGGCCCTGTTTGATGAGGCTGAACTTCATAGTGAAAACATTTATCTGACCGGGAAATCAAAAAAACTAAATATAAAAACATTAACCTTTGAAGAACTGTCAAAGTTTGCCGAGCAGCTTCAGGCATATTATGAAGGCAAGAGCATATCCAGGCATTTCATTTTCAGGCTTTTGAAAGCAAGGGAGGAGTTTTTCACGATGGAATATAACTCTGTTAAACATGATCTAGTGGAAGATCATAATTACATGTTCTTACCTCACCTTCTGCATAATATCGAAAGAAATACCTCAGGCGATGCGAAAAGAGAATTGAAAGGAAGTCTTGTAACAACGGCTGAAGCCCAAACATATATAAGGCAGGCTTATTATCCTTGTAAGTCTGTTTTGATGAAAACTAAAAAGTAA
- the csm5 gene encoding type III-A CRISPR-associated RAMP protein Csm5, translated as MNYKLKVLSPLHIGCGEEYNALSYLMDPRKNPPQLSILNEDLIFEMLKDGQIKSFVAWLENERFPNLFYFFKNVLRDTNFSLQNKLRQKAIYTIPNYAGHEKLRDIKSFIKEMNHPYIPGTEIKGAIRTAVLYCSLLDNEELFVWLKDRFNQFQRNNADKINEVKNKTKPNTKIKNELVKEMARIESAFQEQVLCCKPKDAKYDVMKYLQISDSELLNADKSLAVSYVKPFNINNIFSVFYEYIKPGTEIGLSTLALENEKSLKTKLDNMGFTDKQKKIVSGIDAIFNSCCRFSNDLLDEEISFFSKQDNKKFQSLEGKLRIINHLNEIKSQNKPESPVLRIGKDEGYNSLTVGLAVKKTDSDLYENVLIHATKNKSYDSNHGGPMPKSRKIVYWNGEETTAGWVQLIPENISESQTNIKNNSDNQAGQGYKPATSEDLSKLQGMFNVKVKRK; from the coding sequence ATGAACTATAAATTGAAGGTGCTATCGCCATTACATATCGGGTGTGGGGAAGAATACAATGCATTATCCTACCTTATGGATCCCAGAAAAAATCCACCTCAACTAAGTATATTAAATGAAGATTTGATTTTTGAAATGCTTAAAGATGGGCAGATTAAAAGTTTTGTTGCATGGCTTGAAAATGAAAGATTCCCTAATCTGTTTTATTTTTTCAAAAATGTCCTTAGAGACACCAACTTTTCCTTACAGAATAAATTGCGTCAAAAGGCCATATACACAATTCCAAATTATGCCGGTCATGAGAAATTAAGAGATATTAAATCCTTTATAAAGGAAATGAATCATCCGTACATTCCCGGCACTGAAATTAAGGGCGCTATTCGAACGGCTGTACTTTACTGTTCTTTACTTGATAATGAGGAATTGTTTGTATGGCTTAAGGATCGGTTCAATCAATTCCAAAGGAACAATGCAGATAAAATTAATGAGGTTAAAAACAAAACAAAGCCAAACACAAAAATCAAAAACGAGCTTGTAAAAGAAATGGCAAGAATAGAATCTGCTTTTCAAGAGCAAGTTCTTTGCTGCAAGCCCAAAGACGCAAAATATGATGTTATGAAATATTTGCAGATTTCTGACAGTGAACTGCTGAATGCGGACAAATCTCTTGCAGTAAGCTATGTCAAGCCATTTAATATTAATAATATTTTCTCGGTGTTTTATGAATATATCAAACCAGGAACAGAAATCGGTTTATCAACACTTGCATTGGAAAACGAAAAATCGCTAAAAACCAAGCTTGATAATATGGGTTTTACTGACAAACAAAAAAAAATTGTTTCAGGAATTGATGCCATTTTCAACTCTTGTTGTCGATTTTCTAATGACCTGCTTGATGAGGAAATTTCGTTTTTCAGCAAGCAGGATAATAAAAAATTTCAAAGCTTAGAAGGCAAACTGCGAATTATTAACCACTTAAATGAGATTAAATCCCAGAACAAACCAGAATCTCCTGTTCTGAGAATCGGCAAGGATGAAGGATACAACAGCCTGACAGTTGGGCTTGCAGTAAAAAAAACGGACTCAGATCTATATGAAAACGTTCTTATCCATGCCACAAAAAACAAAAGCTATGATTCCAATCATGGTGGCCCCATGCCGAAATCCCGGAAAATTGTTTATTGGAACGGAGAAGAAACGACGGCTGGATGGGTGCAACTTATCCCGGAAAATATTTCAGAATCTCAAACGAATATTAAAAACAATTCCGATAATCAAGCAGGACAAGGGTATAAACCTGCTACATCTGAAGATCTTTCAAAACTACAAGGAATGTTTAATGTTAAGGTGAAACGTAAATGA
- the csm4 gene encoding type III-A CRISPR-associated RAMP protein Csm4, which translates to MKEFIIHLAPRSNYEITLHSDTLFGAICWGIRMLFGEVRLVQLLEEFKNFPPFLMSSAFPCMFDGKDYKYFLPKPMLKPLTIKNLDQLSKKAKSEKATYHSNKFHTIEIAGKYKQFKRIKFVGISSFKKALEKPDESDLFTDYMEGFVSEPRYCNTETTQKNSIDRLTHSTTGSGNTFYVPEIAYREKYGLYFLLKTKNIDEYIKPVLLFLEDSGVGPNARTGKNWFKAEISEKTLFDGNNSHTGDSFITLSRYIKNEPINKEASFYQIASVRSKVESRLEFAGEDVWKHRVSYFTAGSVITPDNKADHYGGLVPVKSIGGKTIYQYGYAYPVWINHGGKNEL; encoded by the coding sequence ATGAAAGAATTTATCATACACCTTGCTCCCCGTTCAAACTATGAGATCACGCTCCATTCGGATACCCTGTTTGGTGCCATTTGTTGGGGAATACGGATGCTTTTTGGCGAGGTAAGGCTCGTTCAGTTGCTTGAAGAATTTAAAAATTTTCCACCTTTTTTGATGTCTTCCGCCTTTCCCTGTATGTTTGACGGCAAAGATTATAAATATTTTCTGCCAAAGCCTATGTTGAAGCCACTCACTATCAAAAACTTGGATCAGCTTTCTAAAAAGGCAAAAAGTGAAAAAGCAACCTATCATTCAAACAAGTTTCATACGATTGAAATTGCAGGGAAATACAAACAATTTAAAAGGATCAAATTCGTTGGGATTTCTAGCTTCAAAAAAGCATTAGAAAAGCCCGATGAATCTGATCTTTTTACTGATTACATGGAAGGTTTTGTATCGGAGCCCCGCTATTGTAATACTGAAACCACCCAGAAAAACAGCATAGACAGGCTGACCCACTCAACAACAGGTTCGGGCAATACGTTTTATGTGCCGGAAATCGCTTACAGGGAAAAATACGGGCTGTATTTTCTCCTGAAAACCAAAAACATCGACGAATACATCAAACCTGTTTTGCTTTTTCTTGAAGATTCCGGCGTAGGCCCTAACGCCCGGACAGGTAAAAACTGGTTCAAGGCTGAAATCTCTGAAAAAACGCTGTTTGATGGGAATAATAGCCATACAGGTGATTCTTTTATAACTCTGTCCCGCTATATCAAGAATGAACCCATCAATAAAGAGGCTTCATTTTATCAGATTGCCTCTGTCAGGTCAAAGGTTGAATCACGGCTTGAATTCGCTGGCGAAGATGTCTGGAAACACAGGGTATCATATTTTACCGCAGGTTCAGTGATAACCCCGGATAATAAGGCGGATCATTATGGCGGCCTTGTCCCTGTCAAATCCATTGGTGGAAAAACCATTTATCAATATGGCTATGCCTACCCTGTTTGGATAAACCATGGAGGGAAAAATGAACTATAA
- a CDS encoding TIGR02710 family CRISPR-associated protein — translation MAKAMIITVGGTPAPIIKSICEYKPEFVSFFASQNTSDLVKTIKDEALKNGVVFKSELTLSDDVNDLFHCHKKADKAVKRALSKGYAKEEVIVDYTGGTKNMSVSLALAAITHGFCFSYVGGKERTKNGVGIVVNGHEEVHKCINPWDFLAIEEKKKIALLFNQYQFKAAKELIDDLYEKNIKNKLLFKSLGIMVDGYYNWDLFRHDIAIDRFKRARIDDIKQNDDLKVQKFARETEERLIFLRDTVSAGGNGKKPCHSYMLDLYSNAERRFEEGKTDDAILRIYRIVEMGAQEQLLNKYEISVSDVKEEKLPESIREEFINMHKPQRDNKIKISLTAAFNLLDSLGDSLGKTFSNKKRSFLDIQSSRNYSYLAHGFKSSKEDTYIKLRDFVLSLELFKHEDAPIFPKMEL, via the coding sequence ATGGCTAAAGCAATGATAATTACAGTTGGTGGAACACCTGCTCCTATCATAAAATCCATATGTGAATACAAACCTGAGTTCGTTTCGTTTTTTGCATCCCAAAACACCAGCGATCTTGTTAAAACAATTAAAGACGAAGCATTAAAGAACGGGGTGGTTTTCAAAAGTGAACTAACGCTTTCAGATGATGTGAATGATCTTTTCCACTGTCATAAAAAAGCTGATAAAGCAGTTAAAAGAGCGCTTAGTAAAGGCTATGCCAAAGAAGAAGTTATAGTCGATTATACCGGCGGCACAAAAAATATGTCTGTTTCTCTTGCACTGGCCGCAATTACTCATGGTTTCTGCTTTTCATATGTGGGAGGAAAAGAAAGGACAAAAAACGGAGTTGGAATAGTAGTCAATGGACATGAAGAAGTTCATAAATGCATAAATCCATGGGATTTCCTTGCTATAGAAGAAAAGAAAAAAATAGCTCTTCTATTTAATCAGTATCAGTTCAAAGCGGCTAAAGAGTTAATTGACGACCTTTACGAAAAGAATATTAAAAATAAACTGCTTTTTAAAAGTCTCGGCATAATGGTTGATGGGTATTATAATTGGGATTTGTTCAGACATGATATCGCAATTGATCGTTTTAAACGGGCAAGAATTGATGATATCAAACAAAATGATGATTTGAAGGTACAAAAGTTTGCGCGTGAAACTGAAGAAAGATTGATATTTCTTAGAGATACTGTCTCAGCGGGTGGCAATGGCAAAAAACCATGTCACTCCTATATGCTTGATCTTTATTCAAACGCCGAAAGGCGGTTTGAGGAAGGGAAAACTGATGATGCCATATTAAGAATTTACCGAATTGTTGAAATGGGGGCTCAGGAACAACTTTTGAACAAATATGAAATTAGTGTTTCCGATGTTAAGGAAGAAAAACTACCAGAAAGCATTAGAGAAGAATTTATAAATATGCATAAACCTCAGCGTGATAATAAAATTAAAATCTCTCTTACCGCCGCATTTAATCTGCTCGATAGTTTAGGAGATTCACTAGGCAAAACTTTTAGCAATAAGAAAAGATCTTTTCTTGATATTCAAAGTTCAAGAAATTACTCTTATCTTGCACATGGTTTTAAATCTTCAAAGGAAGATACATATATTAAACTTCGCGATTTCGTGCTTTCACTGGAATTATTCAAGCACGAGGATGCCCCGATTTTTCCAAAGATGGAGCTGTAA
- a CDS encoding putative CRISPR-associated protein, giving the protein MKTYICTCGTSIATKRRINLERFDDVPISKYDEVKDEIEATKERISEELSGIKLPHELDDTSAEIKSLVKMGLDKNDIIILISSDTIDGKLCAESVRDFLVENKLSSETSIKIKEIVGLQATDGLKFQKEGLKNLLDYLVSLEHQDIIFNPTGGYKSIVPYLALMGMLFNKPVKYIHENSDDILTLTGIPIILDDNLILCIETKLQKIEKETSIPIKEWQGGVDYNERRFDCLVEIDNGQVTLSGIGFLFWERFKQDYPKELERDLRLVSEKENKLLAQGIDHHGLDRIKPIARELLESPFVCGVPNSCNNQPKSRVSIKALAPLEAKVHLQRESSSICMVTDIRSDAGYSFLIKTTARDDDENKQIAEILNRKYFKS; this is encoded by the coding sequence ATGAAAACTTATATTTGCACTTGCGGCACATCAATTGCCACAAAACGAAGAATCAATCTTGAGCGTTTTGATGATGTTCCTATATCAAAGTATGATGAAGTAAAAGATGAAATTGAGGCAACCAAGGAACGAATATCGGAAGAACTAAGCGGCATCAAATTGCCCCATGAACTTGATGATACATCGGCAGAAATAAAAAGTCTGGTAAAAATGGGACTCGATAAAAATGATATTATTATACTAATAAGCTCGGATACTATTGATGGAAAATTGTGTGCAGAATCAGTTCGTGATTTTCTTGTTGAAAATAAACTGAGTTCCGAAACTTCTATAAAAATAAAGGAAATTGTTGGGCTTCAAGCAACAGATGGTTTGAAATTTCAAAAAGAAGGTTTGAAAAATCTTCTGGATTATTTGGTCTCTCTCGAACATCAGGATATTATCTTCAACCCTACTGGAGGATACAAAAGCATAGTGCCTTATCTTGCGCTTATGGGCATGCTTTTTAACAAACCTGTTAAATATATCCATGAAAATTCCGATGATATCCTGACACTCACTGGTATTCCCATTATCCTTGATGACAACCTGATATTGTGCATTGAAACAAAGCTGCAAAAAATAGAAAAGGAAACAAGCATTCCTATCAAAGAATGGCAGGGAGGTGTAGATTATAATGAGCGAAGGTTTGATTGTCTTGTTGAAATAGATAACGGACAGGTAACATTAAGTGGAATTGGCTTTTTATTTTGGGAAAGATTTAAACAGGATTATCCAAAAGAGCTCGAACGTGATTTACGCCTGGTATCTGAAAAAGAAAATAAGCTCTTAGCTCAAGGCATAGATCATCATGGGCTTGATAGAATTAAACCTATCGCAAGAGAATTGTTGGAATCACCTTTTGTTTGTGGTGTTCCGAATAGCTGCAATAACCAACCTAAGAGCAGAGTTAGCATAAAGGCTTTAGCTCCTTTGGAAGCAAAAGTACACCTGCAAAGAGAAAGTAGTAGTATTTGTATGGTAACCGATATCCGCTCCGATGCCGGATATTCTTTTCTGATTAAAACCACAGCACGTGACGATGATGAAAATAAACAAATTGCTGAAATTTTAAACAGAAAATATTTTAAATCATAA
- the csm2 gene encoding type III-A CRISPR-associated protein Csm2, which yields MSEIQQFLLDNTKNFRDVQIIEFAPPEKWAHRIAKELYKDMKTTQLRKVFTKIKTLEIKVKGQKPDDKFNEPDLYMLIPHLAYAKGRKLIPPVFYDMMKTIIGDGKNGKIKTVEDFRRFVDFMTAIIAYHKEVSTAKGGNKHD from the coding sequence ATGAGTGAAATACAACAATTCCTATTAGATAACACAAAAAACTTTAGAGACGTGCAAATCATTGAATTTGCGCCGCCAGAGAAATGGGCTCACCGTATTGCCAAAGAACTTTATAAAGACATGAAAACCACTCAACTCAGAAAAGTTTTTACTAAAATCAAAACCCTTGAGATTAAAGTAAAAGGTCAAAAGCCGGATGATAAGTTTAACGAACCGGATTTGTATATGCTAATCCCTCATCTTGCATATGCAAAAGGACGAAAACTTATACCGCCTGTTTTTTATGACATGATGAAAACGATCATCGGTGATGGGAAAAACGGTAAAATTAAAACCGTTGAAGATTTCAGAAGATTTGTTGATTTTATGACAGCTATCATTGCGTATCATAAAGAAGTGTCCACAGCAAAGGGGGGAAACAAACATGACTGA